A region of Deltaproteobacteria bacterium DNA encodes the following proteins:
- the glnD gene encoding [protein-PII] uridylyltransferase has product MDTIALSRSLLDSVQGEADLTRRARSYAQRGRELLFERHRAGAGGLEIVSAYTTIIDHLVRHLFTVAAEEYQQHHPAEKLRCAVVAQGGYGRGELNPQSDLDLYFLHVGQPTPFVQAVAKKLYYTLMDAGFTVGHALRTNNDSMRLAEADMKVRTALLDSRFLCGDYGLYGVIERDIEKRLLRKQASRFVAEKLAESKQRHAEYGGSVYLLEPEVKEGEGGLRDIHTARWLARVLVQAKDLEDVALKGIVAGADVAKLKEAQNFLLRVRNELHFSTGKHQDQLTFEHQEKVSDALGFQGEEMLRGVEVFMRRYYLHAVEISRITNLIIHRMTKHKRPLFAARYSFGRNLRLGVRVTKSHMSVTKPEIFQREPSNLIRLFEDMQKHGYELAHETREVMRAHLGLIDEEYRRSAEANLPFFSILKWKERVYETLSEMHQCGVLGAFIPEFGRLLCMVLHDAYHTYTVDQHSLRLVMEIEQLKAGDHEKTLPLLTQLAREADKIELLYLGLLFHDIGKGLGGGHSEVGAEMVRPIAKRMKLNADDGALVEFLVRHHLLMTHTAFRRDLEDEKTIFDFAKTMGNVRNLQMLYLLTFADVKGVGPDVWNPWKASLLGELYVKTLNLLEEAEKGELQRQDVRAVVRRIQTRLRKELAKDGAAERVDAFLEIMPDRYFLSTPENDVAGHFRLMESYDGDGAVVDVQHFPERACSSVVICTQDRPGLFASITGALTALGLDIVNARIFTANDGRIIDVFRIAHRGKRDAVMNEQKWGRFRATLNSVLAGKTDVAKLVEGSRRSILLQKRVPKVSTVVRMDNEASDGFTIVEVFTDDRIGVLFTITHTLYQLGLSIHVAKISTNVDQVADVFYVTDERGGKVLDPGRLEAARDALQRILAPQNEPSQRVA; this is encoded by the coding sequence ATGGATACCATCGCGCTTTCTCGTTCGTTGCTCGACTCGGTGCAGGGCGAGGCCGATCTCACCCGGCGCGCGCGCAGCTATGCGCAGCGCGGCCGCGAGCTGCTGTTCGAGCGCCACCGCGCCGGCGCCGGCGGTTTGGAGATCGTTTCGGCGTACACGACGATCATCGATCACTTGGTCCGCCACCTGTTCACGGTCGCTGCCGAGGAGTATCAACAGCACCACCCCGCGGAAAAGCTGCGGTGTGCCGTGGTGGCCCAGGGCGGCTACGGGCGCGGCGAGTTGAATCCTCAATCCGATCTCGATCTCTATTTTCTTCACGTCGGTCAGCCGACGCCGTTTGTGCAAGCCGTGGCCAAGAAGCTCTACTACACATTGATGGATGCCGGCTTCACCGTCGGTCATGCGCTGCGCACCAACAACGACTCGATGCGCTTGGCCGAAGCCGACATGAAGGTTCGCACGGCGCTGCTGGATTCGCGTTTTCTTTGCGGCGACTACGGGCTCTACGGCGTGATCGAGCGCGATATTGAGAAACGCTTGCTGCGCAAACAAGCGAGCCGTTTCGTGGCGGAAAAATTGGCGGAAAGCAAGCAACGACACGCGGAGTACGGCGGGTCGGTTTATCTGCTCGAGCCCGAAGTCAAAGAAGGCGAGGGCGGGCTGCGCGATATCCACACGGCGCGCTGGCTGGCGCGTGTGCTGGTGCAGGCCAAGGACCTGGAGGATGTCGCGCTCAAAGGGATCGTCGCCGGCGCCGACGTGGCCAAGCTTAAAGAGGCGCAAAATTTTCTCCTGCGCGTGCGCAACGAGCTGCATTTTTCGACAGGCAAGCATCAGGATCAGTTGACCTTCGAGCACCAGGAGAAAGTCAGCGATGCCTTGGGTTTCCAGGGCGAAGAGATGCTGCGCGGCGTCGAAGTATTCATGCGCCGGTACTATCTCCACGCCGTGGAGATCAGCCGGATCACCAACTTGATCATCCATCGCATGACCAAGCACAAGCGGCCGCTGTTCGCCGCGCGCTACAGCTTCGGGCGCAACCTACGGCTCGGGGTGCGCGTCACCAAATCGCATATGTCCGTCACCAAGCCGGAAATCTTCCAGCGCGAACCGAGCAATCTGATCCGTTTGTTCGAAGATATGCAGAAACATGGCTACGAGCTGGCCCATGAGACCCGTGAAGTGATGCGCGCCCATCTCGGTTTGATCGACGAAGAGTATCGGCGCTCCGCCGAGGCGAATCTGCCGTTCTTTAGCATTCTCAAATGGAAAGAGCGGGTCTACGAAACGCTTTCGGAAATGCATCAGTGCGGCGTCCTCGGGGCTTTTATCCCCGAGTTCGGCCGTCTGCTGTGCATGGTGCTGCACGACGCCTACCACACCTATACGGTGGATCAGCATTCGCTGCGGCTCGTCATGGAAATCGAGCAGCTCAAAGCCGGCGACCATGAGAAAACCTTGCCGCTGCTCACCCAGTTGGCGCGCGAGGCGGACAAGATCGAGCTGCTCTATCTGGGATTATTATTTCACGATATCGGCAAGGGTTTGGGCGGCGGCCATTCCGAAGTGGGCGCCGAGATGGTTCGGCCGATCGCCAAACGCATGAAGCTCAACGCCGACGACGGCGCGCTCGTTGAGTTTCTCGTGCGCCACCATTTGCTGATGACCCACACCGCGTTTCGACGCGATCTCGAGGACGAAAAGACGATTTTCGATTTTGCCAAGACCATGGGCAACGTGCGCAATCTGCAGATGCTCTATCTGCTGACGTTCGCTGACGTGAAGGGCGTTGGCCCCGACGTGTGGAACCCCTGGAAGGCGTCGTTGCTGGGTGAGCTCTACGTCAAGACGTTGAATCTCCTCGAAGAAGCGGAAAAGGGCGAGCTGCAGCGCCAAGACGTGCGCGCAGTGGTGCGGCGCATTCAGACCCGGCTGCGCAAGGAGTTGGCGAAGGACGGCGCCGCGGAGCGCGTTGACGCGTTTCTCGAAATTATGCCCGATCGTTACTTTCTCTCGACGCCCGAGAACGATGTCGCCGGCCATTTTCGCTTGATGGAGAGCTATGACGGCGATGGCGCGGTTGTCGACGTGCAGCATTTTCCCGAGCGGGCTTGCAGCTCGGTGGTCATTTGCACCCAGGACCGCCCCGGTTTGTTTGCGTCGATCACCGGCGCTCTGACGGCACTGGGTTTAGATATCGTCAACGCGCGCATCTTTACGGCCAATGACGGCCGGATCATCGATGTGTTTCGCATCGCGCACCGCGGCAAACGCGATGCCGTCATGAACGAGCAAAAGTGGGGGCGCTTTCGCGCCACGCTAAATAGCGTGTTGGCTGGCAAGACCGACGTGGCGAAGTTGGTCGAGGGCTCGCGCAGATCGATCTTGCTGCAAAAGCGCGTGCCCAAAGTGTCCACCGTCGTGCGCATGGACAACGAAGCGTCGGACGGTTTTACCATCGTCGAGGTGTTTACCGACGATCGCATCGGGGTATTGTTCACGATTACCCACACGTTGTATCAACTTGGCCTGTCGATTCACGTCGCCAAGATCTCCACCAACGTCGATCAGGTCGCCGACGTGTTTTATGTCACTGACGAACGCGGCGGCAAAGTGCTCGATCCGGGTCGTCTCGAAGCCGCGCGCGATGCGCTGCAACGGATTCTGGCGCCGCAGAATGAGCCCAGCCAACGAGTCGCTTAG
- the xerD gene encoding site-specific tyrosine recombinase XerD has translation MSPANESLSLYVDRFLASITVEKGLAKNTVEAYSRDLAQLVEFLTQQGIGAWPDVEPLQLRSYIGYLREQRLANRSIVRRLVGLRRLYRFLKIEGVVAKDPLPSVRFAAAPRKLPNTLSGDDIAKLIAHPDPTSPLGMRDRAMFELLYGAGLRVSELIGVQLQQINFDGNYLTVKGKGSKVRAIPFGKFAREKLYSYVTDMRPRLLKGKASPFVFTNRSGRPLSRQGFWKIIRAHALAAGIDKRVTPHTLRHSFATHLLEGGADLRSVQAMLGHADISTTQIYTHVDGARLKKVHREFHPRERSRG, from the coding sequence ATGAGCCCAGCCAACGAGTCGCTTAGTCTCTACGTCGACCGCTTCCTGGCGTCGATTACGGTGGAGAAAGGCTTGGCGAAGAATACCGTCGAAGCCTACAGCCGCGACCTCGCGCAGCTCGTCGAATTTCTTACCCAGCAAGGGATCGGTGCATGGCCAGACGTGGAGCCGCTGCAGCTGCGCTCCTACATCGGCTACCTGCGCGAACAGAGACTCGCCAACCGCAGTATCGTGCGCCGCTTGGTCGGGCTGCGCCGGTTGTATCGGTTTCTGAAAATTGAAGGGGTGGTCGCCAAAGACCCGCTGCCGTCGGTGCGCTTCGCCGCTGCTCCCCGCAAACTGCCGAATACTTTATCAGGCGACGACATCGCCAAACTGATCGCCCACCCGGATCCAACCTCGCCGCTCGGCATGCGCGACCGCGCCATGTTCGAGCTGCTCTATGGCGCCGGCCTGCGGGTGTCGGAGTTGATCGGCGTGCAGCTCCAACAAATCAACTTCGATGGCAACTATCTTACGGTGAAAGGCAAGGGCTCTAAGGTGCGGGCGATCCCGTTTGGCAAGTTCGCCCGCGAAAAATTGTATTCGTATGTCACCGACATGCGGCCGCGCCTGCTCAAAGGCAAAGCGAGCCCGTTCGTATTCACCAATCGTTCGGGCAGGCCGCTAAGCCGCCAAGGCTTTTGGAAGATTATCCGCGCCCACGCCCTCGCCGCCGGCATCGACAAGCGGGTCACGCCGCACACCCTGCGCCACTCCTTCGCGACGCATTTGTTAGAAGGCGGCGCCGACCTGCGCTCGGTGCAAGCCATGCTCGGCCACGCCGATATTTCGACGACGCAGATTTACACCCACGTCGACGGCGCGCGCTTGAAGAAAGTTCACCGGGAGTTTCATCCGCGGGAACGCTCGCGAGGCTAA